A DNA window from Melanotaenia boesemani isolate fMelBoe1 chromosome 6, fMelBoe1.pri, whole genome shotgun sequence contains the following coding sequences:
- the nbeal2 gene encoding neurobeachin-like protein 2 isoform X4 → MSNHRGGGMASKERLYELWMLYYTKKDVGYLQQWLEAFVASFERLIDVQSLEPRRLEESSSEVPLLPRDVLVFLSTQLWHSALHLSGATELNSNTPHPLLLIKFFIIVCRNMENIDPEKTPSFVFETIKLLNFCLEQLKRGQGDKSCLQTVVQYGLVLCESLFDPYQTWRRRLAGEEVSLLERNKYKFSPLALPEELPALFHESLQESEQIPELLTLRLVHLQGAVISGGKKNGLLSTSPQSVEDLFSVLRVWCCRSSPEPTSTRLPRLTLQCLTAMIHLLHASSPVERQVEIRTILESYFLLLNWNRPLITGHEDKQNWEGSLILLQSQMLTAVPEILQCSDRPVLQAVFLNNNCFEHILRLIQNSKVWEKESDSITVHALGVLTAIMSNSPSAKEVFKERIGYSQLFDVLKSQGQPTKRLLQELMNMAVEGEHAHAHHLGISNDQPLLLLLQWLPDLSGQRDLQLLVAQWLATVCGGSLSCRTVAVEAGMVGALLQVISQPQSLDRQCADALLGLLQDLGSLCLRPEELKSLLRLLRVDQDRGVAMGTVHPYCTRIIRALSAMAAREGQDSALQYFDLTPPMAGIMVPTVQRWPGSGFAFHAWLCLNMDFPSHHSEFSNNRKPVNSGMGSQHDMGKGPRRKQLYSFFTASGTGLEAFFSMEGVLVVAVCTKKDYMAVALPEYPLADSCWHSVVIVHIPGRRPFGQNLVTIYIDGEQRKTAQLRFPSFSEPFTSCCIGSAGNRTTTTTTSPNLPMSFTSCPSPEFAFPSHAPSLIRSQSFPASFAGGRWGSLADSPVHTIPAGLQDTEWGSPTSLDGLLGTAFICHEALHLTQARALHAAGPNHVSLFKPDGELSDLNNKLLLYYTPQAFKSQICLDLAPNHLYDGRLTGHRVVNWDIKDVVNVVGGIGVLLPLLEQVCEAEQVYNGSQETSDLLGPELTSSRGPAAMLLPLSKSAEGRLERNSIAAFLLMVKNLIRHHPVNQESLLQCHGPSIIGAMLSKVPGNMMDMNVLMACQLLLEQVFNEGNSPLLQQLYQHLLFSFRIWTRSHFAVCLAHVQYLSSVINKSKQRMRRKYGVQYILDTIRTYYSVEKDGSALSDEKQTIQTSLFSLLKDFVKSPTPEELHIILAYILTAGEEKQVVKALDVLYELLRSSPPREQVQTVLLEWGVEQLYCLLLSPTFGDEARERVFRVLYKILKSEKVSERNKQRIKLKDFGYLGLICCLEDIPVTMTTVRCLYEQVLATDASPNFRDLLAVVCLSHRAELTVRLDVCRKLFHLIYSNEDYVKQLAKQPGWQDVLTKLYVKESYEFNAASIADSNTHSSFEPNYRPPLRREQSLVIEDTRTNIFLNYRNSQDIEDEEEEDEGGQRDISEGFSDLSQSPPSGGGGPLKNFRGSLHFKSFDSVDQESHSSSISNAIDITSSRPEDEGRGYQPLSPFGSPFDLEIGGVGESGTHTPAGSLNNTPSPLEHCKPFSPLRPRKSSSLSNVLDDTSYGTDPPTGDTISNTSNPQQTPEEELCNLLTNIVFSVLWTGSGAEGAEDVMWRERGQVFSVLTKLGSSCQLVRPPDEIKRSLLEMMLESSLSDLRDAQGVSLPFCPILVRLLRLLQDFLFAEGTDNQTLWSEKIFEGVVNLLDRLQAWHSTPGSPGNTELKEMAQIGLRIITGYIQQQHSQVCVMAYLKLHSLLQTVLCLSWEEVCFLLGQLGAPLWPEGVTDGTNCSQSETFSQLVPIVRTLLDQHADPITLQNLLPNLPITNGSTTFAQDLKAYCCTLEWQGFYQQRVQPTMEQYELDTFGRSHDIMSNFWNSCFDDLMSTAFRRDKDRSDSKSKFQEAIIDPYLKRVRSENNRYLIWQKQNSSQQGVVWQHWKAFRRLFTSERGAWANRVQSEVKWKLSNAETYSKMRLKLVPNYNYDPHREASALRDNMGAESPRSSEPIPLAVAKEAKVSDMEDDQLGEEDLVFLDNKAEGEDESQKEKLVLSEDCELITIVAVVPGRLEVTTHHLYFYDGSSEKEETEEGIGFDFKRPLSQLREVHLRRYNLRRSALELFFIDQAHYFINFRKKVRNKVYSRILGLRPPNLFYFGSRSPQELLKASGLTQKWVCREISNFEYLMQLNTIAGRTFNDLSQYPVFPWVLCDYTSTTLDLNDPSVFRDLSKPIGVVNPRHAQNVREKYESFEDPTGTIDKFHYGTHYSNAAGVMHYMIRMEPFTTLHIQLQSGRFDVADRQFHSVAAAWQARMESPADVKELIPEFFYFPEFLQNMNGFDLGHLQISQDPVTDVVLPRWAASREEFIRKHMKALESEYVSSHLHEWIDLIFGYKQRGEEAVDALNVFYYCTYEGAVDLDAIANENERKALEGIISNFGQTPCQLLKEPHPLRMTAENASRRQARLDTLPPNIFEHLTKLRPFVELVSDGLPLVQAVVPKNQNRSFIIQGSDILVTISSNGLIGTHSWLPYDKSIANYFTFVKDPTITNPKTQRFLAGPFSPGVEISAQVLVVSNDGRLLFSGGHWDCSLRVTQLGKGKLVGRICRHIDIVTCLALDLCGIYLISGSRDTSCIVWQVLQQGGFSSGLSPRPVQILCGHDQEVTCVAISTELDMAVSGSKDGTVIVHTIRRGQFLRTLRPPGDSCKPAQISELQVGMEGHIVVQTSLEESSNRKGKYSIHVYSVNGCLLSSFTMEEQMTALQLVSEYVILGTVQGSIHILDLYSLDALITPLALRVPVRSVSVTKEYSHILVGLQDGKLIVVGAGKPEEVRSGQFSRRLWGSTRRICQVSSGETEYNPTENAGK, encoded by the exons aTGAGCAACCACAGGGGCGGCGGAATGGCATCGAAAGAAAGGTTGTACGAGCTGTGGATGTTGTATTACACAAAG AAAGATGTGGGCTACCTCCAACAGTGGCTGGAGGCATTTGTGGCATCCTTTGAGAGGCTCATTGATGTGCAATCACTGGAACCACGGAG GCTGGAGGAAAGCAGCTCAGAGGTTCCCTTGCTCCCTAGAGATGTTCTGGTGTTCCTTAGCACCCAGTTATGGCACAGTGCACTCCACCTCTCAGGAGCCACCGAGCTCAACAGCAACACCCCTCACCCACTgctcctcatcaagttcttcaTCATTGTCTGCAG GAATATGGAGAACATTGACCCTGAAAAGACTcctagttttgtttttgaaactATCAAGCTTCTGAATTTCTGTTTGGAGCAG ttAAAAAGGGGACAAGGGGATAAGTCGTGCCTGCAGACGGTCGTGCAGTATGGACTTGTGCTCTGTGAGAGTCTTTTTGACCCTTatcagacatggaggagacggCTGGCAGG GGAGGAGGTGAGCTTGCTGGAGAGGAACAAGTATAAGTTTTCCCCACTGGCCTTGCCAGAGGAGCTGCCTGCTCTGTTTCATG AGAGTCTACAGGAAAGCGAGCAGATCCCAGAGCTCCTCACACTCAGACTGGTTCATCTCCAGGGTGCTGTGATCAGTGGAGGAAAG aaaaatgGTCTTCTTTCCACTAGCCCTCAGTCTGTTGAGGACCTGTTCTCTGTACTTCGGGTATGGTGCTGCCGATCCTCCCCTGAACCCACGAGCACCAGACTCCCGCGGCTTACTTTGCAGTGCCTGACAGCGATGATCCATCTTCTGCACGCCAGCAGCCCCGTGGAGCGGCAAGTAGAGATCAGGACAATTCTAGAGAGCTACTTCCTGCTCCTCAACTGGAACAGACCACTCATCACTGGacatgaagacaaacagaactgGGAGGGCAGCCTGATTTTGCTCCAAAGCCAAATGTTAA CTGCTGTTCCTGAGATCCTGCAGTGCTCTGACAGACCAGTCCTGCAGGCGGTCTTCCTCAACAACAACTGCTTTGAGCACATCCTCAGACTGATTCAGAACAGCAAG GTATGGGAGAAGGAATCAGACAGTATTACGGTTCATGCTTTGGGCGTCCTCACAGCTATAATGAGTAACTCACCTTCTGCTAAG GAGGTTTTCAAGGAGAGGATTGGCTACTCCCAGCTGTTTGATGTGTTGAAAAGTCAAGGTCAACCCACCAAAAGGTTGCTGCAAGAGCTGATGAACATG GCAGTGGAGGGGGAACATGCCCATGCTCATCACCTAGGCATCAGCAACGACCAGCctttgctgctgcttctgcagTGGCTGCCTGACCTGTCAGGTCAGAGAGACCTTCAGCTGCTCGTGGCCCAGTGGCTGGCCACTGTATGTGGCGGTTCTCTGTCCTGTCGCACCGTGGCAGTAGAAGCGGGCATGGTGGGGGCTTTGCTGCAGGTGATCTCACAGCCCCAAAGTCTGGACAGGCAGTGTGCAGATGCCCTGCTGGGCCTCCTGCAGGACTTGGGCTCTCTGTGTTTGAGACCAGAGGAACTGAAGAGTCTCCTAAGGCTCCTCAGGGTGGATCAGGACAGGGGTGTGGCAATGGGGACAGTGCACCCTTACTGTACTCGCATCATACGTGCACTCTCAGCCATGGCAGCCAGAGAAGGCCAGGACagtgctttgcaatattttgaTCTTACACCCCCTATGGCAGGTATCATGGTGCCAACAGTCCAACGTTGGCCAGGCAGTGGGTTCGCGTTTCACGCTTGGCTCTGCCTCAACATGGACTTCCCATCTCATCACTCAGAGTTCTCTAACAACCGAAAACCTGTCAACTCTGGCATGGGGAGCCAGCATGATATGGGAAAAGGACCTCGCAGGAAGCAACTCTACAG TTTCTTCACAGCAAGTGGAACTGGACTTGAAGCTTTCTTTTCCATGGAGGGTGTGCTGGTGGTGGCTGTTTGCACTAAGAAAGACTACATGGCTGTTGCTTTGCCAGAGTATCCACTAGCGGACTCATGCTGG CATTCAGTGGTTATTGTTCACATCCCAGGCCGCCGTCCTTTTGGTCAGAACCTGGTAACGATCTACATAGATGGAGAACAGCGTAAAACTGCTCAACTTCGTTTTCCATCTTTCAGTGAG CCTTTTACCTCCTGCTGCATCGGCTCTGCTGGCAACCGgaccactaccaccaccacctctcCAAACCTTCCCATGTCCTTTACTTCCTGTCCATCTCCTGAATTCGCCTTCCCTAGCCATGCCCCTTCTCTCATCCGTTCCCAGTCCTTCCCAGCTTCTTTTGCAGGAGGCCGTTGGGGGTCTTTGGCAGACTCCCCTGTGCACACCATCCCAGCTGGACTACAGGACACAGAGTGGGGATCACCCACATCTCTGGATGGGCTTTTGGGCACTGCCTTCATCTGCCACGAGGCTCTGCATCTCACCCAGGCACGAGCTCTACATGCTGCAG GCCCAAATCATGTGTCCTTATTCAAACCGGATGGAGAGTTATCTGATCTCAACAACAAGCTTCTGCTCTACTACACTCCACAG GCATTTAAGAGTCAGATATGTCTGGACTTGGCACCCAATCACCTGTATGATGGCAGACTTACAGGACACCGAGTGGTGAACTGGGACATTAAG GATGTTGTAAACGTGGTTGGAGGTATTGGGGTTTTGCTGCCTCTGCTCGAGCAGGTGTGTGAGGCTGAGCAGGTTTACAACGGCAGTCAGGAAACCTCAGACTTGCTGGGACCAGAGCTCACCTCTTCCAGAGGCCCCGCTGCAATGCTGCTGCCTCTGAGCAAATCTGCAG agggCCGACTAGAGCGAAACAGTATTGCTGCCTTTCTGCTGATGGTAAAAAACTTGATTCGTCATCACCCTGTCAATCAGGAGAGTCTGTTGCAGTGCCATGGGCCAAGCATCATAGGTGCCATGCTCAGCAAA GTTCCGGGCAATATGATGGACATGAACGTTTTAATGGCATGTCAGCTGCTGCTTGAACAGGTCTTCAATGAGGGCAACAGCCCACTTCTACAGCAACTCTACCAGCATCTGCTCTTCAGTTTCCGCATCTGGACTAGGAGccattttgctgtttgtttgg caCATGTTCAGTACCTGTCATCTGTGATAAACAAAAGCAAGCAGCGCATGAGGAGGAAATATGGAGTTCAGTACATTTTGGATACCATTCGGACATATTACAG TGTGGAAAAAGATGGCAGCGCTCTATCTGATGAGAAGCAGACCATTCAGACATCACTGTTTTCCCTGCTGAAAGATTTTGTCAAGTCTCCCACACCAGAGGAGCTTCACATCATCCTCGCTTACATTCTGACCGCTGGGGAAGAGAAACAG GTGGTGAAGGCCTTGGATGTGCTGTATGAGCTGTTGAGAAGCAGCCCTCCTCGTGAGCAGGTGCAGACTGTGCTGCTGGAATGGGGCGTGGAGCAGCTGTACTGTTTGCTGCTCAGTCCAACCTTTGGGGATGAAGCCAGAGAGAGGGTATTCAGG GTTTTATACAAAATCCTTAAGAGCGAGAAAGTGTCAGAGCGCAACAAGCAGCGCATCAAGCTGAAGGATTTTGGCTATCTAGGACTGATTTGCTGTCTTGAAGATATTCCCGTAACCATGACAACTGTGCGCTGTCTGTACGAGCAGGTCCTTGCTACAG ATGCCAGTCCTAATTTTAGAGACCTCTTGGCTGTGGTTTGTCTTTCCCATCGAGCTGAACTCACCGTTCGACTGGATGTCTGTCGCAAG CTGTTTCATCTGATCTACTCTAATGAGGATTATGTAAAGCAGCTTGCCAAGCAGCCTGGCTGGCAGGATGTTCTGACCAAACTCTATGTAAAAGAGTCTTACGAATTCAATGCTGCCAGCATTGCAGACTCAAACACCCACAGTTCCTTTGAGCCAAACTACCGACCTCCGCTGCGCAGAGAACAATCTCTAGTCATTGAAGACACACGAACAAACATCTTTCTTAACTACCGCAACTCCCAGGACATcgaagatgaagaagaggaggatgaaggcgGTCAGCGGGACATCTCTGAGGGATTCTCTGATTTATCCCAGTCGCCTCCCAGCGGAGGTGGAGGCCCGTTGAAGAACTTCAGGGGCTCCCTCCATTTCAAGTCATTTGATTCAGTAGATCAGGAGAGCCACTCATCCTCTATCTCCAATGCAATTGATATTACCTCATCTCGACCTGAAGATGAGGGAAGAGGATACCAGCCGCTCTCACCCTTTGGGTCACCCTTTGATTTGGAAATAGGAGGGGTGGGGGAGTCTGGCACACATACACCTGCAGGGAGTCTGAACAACACACCATCTCCTCTAGAGCACTGCAAACCATTTTCACCACTCAGACCTAGGAAGAGCTCCAGTTTGTCCAATGTGCTGGATGACACCAGTTATGGGACAGACCCACCTACAGGAGACACAATCTCCAATACGTCTAATCCTCAG CAGACCCCTGAGGAGGAGCTGTGCAACCTGCTAACCAACATAGTTTTCTCTGTGCTGTGGACCGGCAGTGGAGCAGAGGGGGCAGAAGATGTGATGTGGAGGGAGAGGGGGCAGGTGTTTTCTGTCCTTACCAAACTCGGCTCCTCCTGCCAGCTGGTGCGCCCCCCTGATGAAATCAAACGCAG TCTTTTGGAGATGATGCTGGAGTCTTCCCTGTCAGACCTGAGGGATGCCCAGGGAGTGTCTCTGCCTTTCTGTCCCATTCTGGTTCGGCTCCTCAGGCTGCTGCAGGACTTCCTGTTTGCAGAGGGTACTGACAACCAAACATTGTGGAGTGAAAAG ATCTTTGAGGGGGTGGTGAACTTGCTGGACAGGTTACAGGCTTGGCATAGCACCCCTGGCAGCCCTGGAAACACTGAGCTGAAAGAGATGGCCCAGATCGGCTTGCGTATCATCACTGGGTATATCCAACAGCAGCACTCGCAG gtgtgtgtgatggcCTATTTGAAGCTTCACAGCCTTCTCCAGACTGTTCTCTGTCTGAGCTGGGAGGAGGTGTGCTTCCTGCTGGGTCAGCTTGGTGCCCCCTTGTGGCCAGAAGGTGTAACGGACGGCACCAACTGCAGCCAGTCAGAGACTTTCTCCCAGCTTGTGCCCATCGTACGCACATTACTTGATCAGCATGCTGACCCCATCACCCTCCAGAACCTCTTGCCAAACCTGCCCATCACCAATGGCAGTACCACCTTTGCCCAGGACCTGAAGGCTTATTGTTGCACACTGGAGTGGCAGGGCTTTTACCAGCAGCGG GTTCAGCCCACCATGGAACAATATGAGCTGGACACATTTGGGAGGAGCcatgacattatgtccaattTCTGGAACTCCTGCTTTGATGACCTGATGAGTACGGCATTTAGACGGGACAAAGACAGATCTGACAGCAAATCTAAGTTTCAG GAGGCGATCATAGACCCCTACCTGAAGCGAGTCCGCAGTGAGAACAACAGGTACCTCATTTGGCAGAAGCAGAACTCCAGCCAGCAGGGGGTAGTGTGGCAGCACTGGAAGGCTTTCCGCAGGCTTTTCACCAGCGAGAGAGGAGCGTGGGCCAACAG AGTTCAGTCAGAGGTGAAATGGAAGTTGTCCAATGCAGAGACATATTCAAAGATGCGTCTCAAGCTCGTACCCAATTATAACTATGATCCACACAGAGAGGCCAGTGCCCTAAGAGACAACATGG GAGCTGAAAGTCCCCGCAGCTCCGAACCAATCCCATTGGCTGTTGCTAAGGAAGCAAAAGTGAGTGACATGGAGGATGATCAGCTGGGAGAAGAAGACCTTGTCTTCTTGGATAACAA GGCGGAAGGAgaagatgagagccagaaagaaAAGCTGGTTCTGTCTGAAGACTGTGAGCTCATCACCATTGTGGCGGTTGTTCCGGGTCGTCTGGAGGTTACCACACATCACCTGTACTTCTATGATGGCAGCAGTGAGAAAGAGGAGACGGAGGAGG GAATCGGGTTTGATTTCAAGAGACCCCTCTCTCAACTGCGAGAGGTTCATTTGAGGCGCTACAACCTGCGGCGGTCAGCGTTGGAGCTGTTCTTTATTGACCAGGCTCACTACTTTATCAACTTCAGAAAGAAG GTACGAAATAAAGTATATTCGAGGATCCTCGGGCTGCGACCTCCAAATCTGTTTTACTTCGGCTCCCGCTCTCCCCAAGAACTTCTAAAAGCATCAGGCCTCACTCAG AAATGGGTGTGCAGAGAAATCTCCAACTTTGAGTATCTGATGCAGCTGAACACCATAGCTGGACGCACCTTCAATGACCTGTCGCAGTATCCGGTG TTCCCCTGGGTTCTGTGTGACTACACTTCTACTACGCTTGATCTGAATGACCCCTCAGTTTTCAGAGACTTGTCCAAACCCATTGGTGTAGTCAACCCACGGCACGCACAGAACGTCAGAGAGAA gtaTGAGAGCTTTGAAGACCCAACAGGCACCATTGACAAATTCCACTATGGCACACACTACTCTAACGCAGCAGGAGTCATGCACTACATGATCCGCATGGAGCCGTTCACCACCCTGCATATCCAGTTGCAGAGCGGCAG GTTTGATGTCGCAGACAGGCAGTTCCACTCGGTGGCAGCAGCATGGCAGGCTCGTATGGAGAGTCCAGCTGACGTCAAAGAGCTCATCCCAGAGTTCTTCTACTTTCCAGAATTCCTGCAAAACATGAACG GCTTCGACCTCGGCCATTTACAGATATCTCAGGACCCGGTGACAGACGTTGTGCTCCCTCGCTGGGCAGCATCAAGGGAAGAATTCATCAGAAAACACATGAAAGCTCTG GAATCTGAGTATGTGTCCAGTCACCTCCATGAGTGGATCGACCTGATCTTTGGTTACAAGCAAAGAGGGGAAGAGGCAGTGGACGCTCTTAATGTCTTCTACTACTGCACTTATGAGG GTGCAGTAGATCTGGATGCAATCGCAAATGAGAACGAACGTAAGGCTCTGGAAGGCATCATCAGCAACTTTGGGCAGACACCCTGTCAGCTCCTGAAG GAGCCTCATCCTCTTCGAATGACAGCTGAGAATGCATCAAGGCGGCAGGCCCGCCTGGATACATTGCCCCCAAACATCTTTGAGCATCTCACAAAACTCCGGCCATTTGTGGAG TTGGTAAGTGATGGCCTTCCTCTAGTCCAAGCAGTGGTACCAAAGAACCAGAATCGCTCCTTCATCATCCAGGGGTCTGACATTCTG GTGACCATCAGTTCAAATGGTTTGATCGGGACACACAGCTGGCTTCCATATGATAAAAGCATTGCCAACTACTTTACATTCGTTAAAGACCCAACAATAACCAATCCCAA AACTCAGCGTTTCTTAGCTGGACCTTTCTCTCCCGGCGTGGAGATCAGTGCTCAGGTGCTGGTGGTGTCCAACGATGGTCGTCTGCTTTTCAGTGGGGGACACTGGGATTGCAGTCTTCGTGTCACTCAGCTGGGGAAAGGAAAGCTGGTGGGCAGGATCTGCCGGCACATCG ACATTGTGACTTGCTTGGCTCTGGATCTCTGTGGCATCTACCTCATCTCTGGCTCAAGGGACACATCTTGTATAGTGTGGCAGGTTTTACAACAG GGTGGATTTTCCAGCGGACTGTCCCCGCGGCCAGTGCAGATTCTTTGTGGACATGACCAGGAGGTGACCTGTGTGGCCATTAGCACTGAACTGGATATGGCTGTCTCAGGGTCAAAG GATGGAACTGTGATAGTCCACACAATCCGACGAGGCCAGTTCCTGCGAACACTGAGGCCTCCCGGCGACAGCTGCAAACCCGCCCAAATCTCTGAGTTGCAGGTGGGCATGGAAGGTCACATTGTGGTGCAGACGTCTCTGGAGGAATCCTCCAATAGGAAG GGCAAGTACTCCATTCATGTTTACTCAGTAAACGGCTGTCTGCTGTCCTCTtttaccatggaggagcagatgACTGCACTCCAACTGGTTTCTGAATATGTCATACTGGGAACCGTGCAGGGTAGCATCCACATACTAGATTTATACAG CCTGGATGCTCTGATAACACCCCTGGCCTTGAGGGTCCCAGTGAGAAGTGTGTCTGTCACCAAAGAGTACAGCCACATACTCGTGGGACTACAAGACGGCAAGCTAATTGTGGTGGGGGCAGGGAAGCCAGAAGAG GTTCGCTCGGGACAGTTCTCCCGTCGCCTGTGGGGCTCCACACGCCGCATCTGTCAGGTGTCGTCCGGTGAAACTGAGTACAATCCCACTGAGAATGCAGGCAAATGA